The proteins below are encoded in one region of Bremerella sp. P1:
- a CDS encoding LegC family aminotransferase, producing the protein MNSLIAEHLIEAIKDIVSPPCPLHEPLFIGNESKYVHECISSGWVSTVGSFVDRFEEMLCEFTGSDFAVATVNGTSALHVALLLAGVSEDCEVFMPSLSFVATANAVAYCGAIPHFIDIERTNLGLDPSVLSAHLEQNFVRTGSHWINKATGRRAGAIVPVHAFGHPCDIEAICEVGKTFGIPIVEDAAESLGSYYKDRHTGTFGESGILSFNGNKVVTCGAGGAILTQDEELQKRAKHLTTTAKQPHPWEYFHDQIGFNYRMPNLNAALGCAQLESLPEFLERKRTLFQKYKATLTKLEDIQLVEEPEHCRSNYWLQTIILKSEEASNSRDSVLHQLNQQGILARPAWIPLNQLPMYSSCPSTTLDVTNAIVPRLINLPSGPKLMQEEYA; encoded by the coding sequence ATGAACAGTCTCATCGCTGAACATCTTATCGAGGCGATCAAGGACATCGTCTCCCCCCCCTGCCCCTTGCATGAACCATTATTCATTGGCAACGAATCGAAATACGTCCATGAATGCATCAGTTCGGGTTGGGTGTCGACGGTCGGCTCGTTCGTCGACCGATTCGAAGAGATGCTTTGTGAGTTCACGGGATCCGACTTTGCGGTAGCGACCGTCAATGGAACTTCCGCATTACACGTTGCCTTGCTCCTGGCCGGAGTATCCGAGGATTGCGAAGTGTTCATGCCTTCGCTGTCCTTCGTAGCAACGGCCAATGCCGTAGCCTATTGTGGGGCAATCCCCCATTTCATTGACATCGAGCGAACGAATCTAGGATTGGATCCTAGTGTACTATCGGCACACTTGGAGCAGAATTTTGTAAGAACCGGCAGCCATTGGATTAACAAAGCCACAGGGCGAAGAGCTGGAGCAATCGTGCCCGTCCATGCTTTTGGACACCCCTGCGACATTGAAGCCATTTGTGAAGTAGGAAAGACGTTTGGAATTCCTATTGTTGAAGACGCGGCTGAGTCACTTGGAAGTTATTACAAGGATCGCCATACAGGCACTTTCGGAGAGTCTGGAATCCTTAGCTTCAATGGAAACAAGGTCGTCACTTGTGGTGCGGGAGGAGCAATTCTGACACAGGATGAAGAACTTCAGAAGCGAGCCAAACACTTAACAACAACAGCTAAACAACCTCATCCCTGGGAGTACTTTCACGATCAAATCGGATTCAATTATCGCATGCCCAACCTCAATGCGGCGCTAGGTTGTGCTCAGCTTGAATCTCTTCCGGAATTCTTGGAACGCAAACGAACACTCTTTCAAAAATACAAGGCCACACTAACAAAGCTAGAAGACATTCAACTGGTTGAAGAACCTGAGCACTGCCGTAGCAACTACTGGCTACAAACAATCATTCTAAAGTCGGAAGAAGCCTCGAATTCGCGAGACAGTGTTCTTCACCAATTGAATCAGCAAGGGATTCTGGCTCGCCCAGCTTGGATTCCGCTCAACCAGCTTCCGATGTACTCAAGTTGCCCTTCAACAACGCTTGATGTCACCAACGCAATCGTTCCTCGGCTGATAAACCTTCCAAGCGGTCCGAAGCTAATGCAAGAGGAATACGCGTGA
- a CDS encoding acetyltransferase, with protein MKELLLVGAGGHCQSCIEVVESTRQWNIVGLVGRPDEVGRSVLGYPVIGTDEELSQLLSPSRSAFVAIGQIKSCEARELAFQKLQSLGTEMPSIVASSAVVSQHASLGKGTVVMHGAIINAGAKIGNNCIINSGAIIEHGASVGDHCHISTRSVLNGEVRVGDRSFVGSGAIVYQQRKIGNRAIVGAAAVIARDVSDGEIVQAGQSDWEATRP; from the coding sequence ATGAAGGAGTTGCTTTTAGTAGGAGCCGGTGGGCACTGCCAAAGTTGTATCGAAGTGGTTGAGAGTACCAGGCAGTGGAATATTGTCGGTCTGGTTGGCAGACCAGACGAGGTGGGACGAAGCGTCCTTGGATACCCCGTCATTGGGACCGATGAAGAGTTGTCGCAGTTGCTGTCCCCGTCTCGAAGTGCGTTTGTCGCCATCGGACAAATCAAGTCGTGCGAAGCGAGAGAACTAGCTTTCCAGAAACTCCAGTCATTGGGAACTGAAATGCCAAGCATCGTGGCGAGTTCCGCGGTTGTTTCCCAGCATGCATCCCTCGGCAAGGGCACGGTGGTAATGCACGGGGCGATCATCAATGCCGGTGCCAAGATTGGAAACAATTGCATCATCAATTCCGGTGCAATCATTGAGCACGGCGCGTCGGTAGGCGACCACTGTCATATTTCCACGCGTTCGGTACTCAATGGCGAAGTCCGCGTGGGTGACCGATCTTTTGTTGGGAGTGGAGCAATTGTTTACCAACAGCGGAAGATCGGAAACCGGGCAATCGTTGGCGCAGCAGCGGTAATCGCAAGAGACGTCTCAGATGGTGAGATCGTCCAAGCCGGACAATCTGACTGGGAAGCGACGAGGCCATGA
- the neuB gene encoding N-acetylneuraminate synthase — MMTSTKIIAEIGVNHNGDLALAMKMIEAAKDAGADIVKFQTFIAREVASSGTELADYQKRTQHNNSHLAMLQKLELDQDSHVKLLQFCEQVGVEFLSSPFDFPSIELLSSLGLTTFKVPSGELTNIPYLRKVGQVSSHTLLSTGMATLGEIETALEVLEESGNPRSEIIVLHCTSSYPTEMQDVNLRAMQTIKDAFQVSVGYSDHTRGIEIPIAAVAMGAQVIEKHFTLDRSMEGPDHAASLEPTEFSAMVRAIRSVESAMGSGIKRPSPSELPLKKIARKSVVARRPIGIGEVFSADNLAVKRPGTGIPSSHWDDLMGRQSTREYLEDELIQW; from the coding sequence ATGATGACGAGCACAAAAATCATTGCGGAGATTGGCGTCAATCACAACGGGGATCTGGCGTTGGCGATGAAAATGATTGAAGCAGCGAAAGACGCTGGCGCTGACATTGTCAAATTCCAAACGTTCATTGCTCGTGAAGTAGCCTCGAGCGGGACGGAATTGGCAGACTATCAAAAGCGAACCCAGCACAACAACTCGCATCTTGCCATGCTCCAGAAGCTTGAACTGGACCAAGACAGTCACGTCAAGCTACTTCAGTTTTGCGAGCAGGTTGGCGTCGAGTTCCTTTCATCTCCTTTCGACTTTCCCAGTATCGAGCTACTTTCTTCACTGGGATTGACGACATTCAAAGTCCCATCGGGCGAGTTAACCAACATCCCGTACTTAAGGAAAGTCGGGCAAGTGTCCTCACACACCTTGCTATCGACGGGAATGGCAACCCTGGGCGAAATCGAAACTGCGTTAGAAGTCCTGGAGGAATCAGGCAATCCACGCTCGGAAATTATCGTCCTTCATTGCACATCGAGTTATCCAACGGAGATGCAGGACGTCAATCTACGGGCAATGCAAACCATCAAGGATGCGTTTCAAGTCTCCGTGGGATATTCCGATCATACGCGCGGGATTGAAATCCCCATTGCCGCCGTCGCAATGGGAGCGCAAGTCATCGAAAAGCATTTCACCCTCGACCGCTCCATGGAAGGCCCGGATCACGCTGCCAGTTTAGAGCCGACAGAATTTTCAGCGATGGTACGAGCAATCCGCAGCGTTGAATCCGCCATGGGAAGCGGAATCAAGCGACCGTCGCCAAGTGAGCTACCCCTGAAGAAGATCGCTCGCAAGTCGGTTGTCGCGCGACGACCCATTGGCATCGGCGAAGTTTTTTCCGCAGACAATTTAGCAGTGAAGCGACCTGGAACGGGAATTCCGTCCAGCCATTGGGATGACCTGATGGGCCGCCAATCTACACGAGAATACCTGGAAGACGAATTAATCCAATGGTGA
- the neuC gene encoding UDP-N-acetylglucosamine 2-epimerase: MVKRRVCVVTGSRADYGLLVGLLTRLQNDNDLDLQLVATGMHLSPEFGMTCQQIEEDGFQIDSKVEMLVSSDSDIGVAKSMGLGVISASDALQSLSPDIVLVLGDRFEIFSFVLAAYYLRTPVAHIHGGEVTTGSLDDGVRHAITKLSTVHFVAAEPYRQRVIQLGESPSRVMCVGGLGVDNIVETQLLTRRELEAQLAFSLGAKSILVTYHPQTSKSTEVELDADALLAALSNLDDTVRIVFSRSNADTGGRKISQRIDQFVEQNASRAAVFTSLGQVRYWSLMREVDAVVGNSSSGILEAPTFHTPTVNIGDRQNGRVRCASIIDCPADSTEILASIHKALTPDFRSVCERVENPLGVGGASDKIVKALKNLTDEDLKTDKTFFDCYEHAKHCADSS; the protein is encoded by the coding sequence ATGGTGAAACGCAGGGTTTGCGTCGTAACGGGATCTCGAGCCGATTATGGCTTGTTAGTTGGCCTGTTAACCCGACTGCAAAACGACAACGACTTAGATCTGCAGCTTGTGGCGACTGGGATGCATCTGTCTCCTGAGTTTGGCATGACATGTCAACAAATTGAAGAAGATGGATTCCAGATCGACTCCAAGGTTGAAATGCTGGTCTCATCCGATTCAGACATCGGTGTTGCCAAGAGCATGGGACTCGGAGTCATTTCCGCGTCAGACGCCTTGCAGAGCCTGTCCCCTGATATCGTCCTTGTGCTCGGCGATCGATTTGAGATCTTTTCGTTTGTATTGGCAGCCTATTATCTCCGCACGCCTGTAGCACATATCCATGGTGGAGAAGTCACGACAGGATCGCTTGACGATGGCGTTCGTCATGCGATCACCAAGTTATCGACAGTTCATTTCGTTGCCGCAGAACCCTACCGGCAACGCGTGATACAACTTGGGGAATCCCCCTCACGCGTCATGTGTGTAGGCGGCCTGGGTGTTGATAATATCGTTGAAACCCAGCTACTTACGCGAAGAGAATTGGAAGCTCAATTAGCATTCTCTCTTGGCGCAAAGAGCATTCTCGTAACCTATCATCCACAAACATCAAAATCGACTGAAGTCGAGCTTGATGCGGACGCATTACTAGCAGCCCTCAGCAACCTTGATGATACGGTTCGCATCGTCTTTTCCCGATCTAACGCGGACACCGGTGGCCGCAAGATTTCGCAGCGTATCGATCAGTTTGTTGAGCAAAACGCGTCGCGTGCAGCCGTTTTTACGTCTCTCGGCCAAGTTCGTTATTGGTCGTTAATGCGAGAAGTCGACGCCGTCGTTGGAAACTCTTCCAGTGGAATCCTCGAGGCACCAACATTTCATACGCCCACGGTCAATATCGGAGATCGACAAAACGGCAGAGTACGCTGCGCGTCGATCATCGATTGTCCGGCCGATTCGACTGAGATTCTCGCCTCCATTCACAAGGCGCTTACACCGGACTTCCGTTCCGTGTGTGAACGCGTCGAAAACCCACTTGGCGTTGGGGGCGCGTCCGACAAGATCGTAAAAGCACTGAAGAATCTGACAGACGAAGACCTGAAAACCGACAAAACCTTTTTTGATTGCTATGAACATGCGAAACATTGCGCTGATAGCAGCTAG
- a CDS encoding acylneuraminate cytidylyltransferase family protein: MRNIALIAARGGSKGLPKKNIRDLAGYPLIAWTIHAALECACIDRVIVSTDDKEIASIARQHGAEVPFLRPSELAQDDSSSIDVLLHALSCVEESEVVTLLQPTSPLRCSQDIEDAFAKWSNTGATSCVSVRQVKAHPNWLVRMNAEGFLIPYDDAPLVRNRQELQPVYVPNGAIYMGLTHEIVKARSFYTTRTTPYIMSDERSWDIDSLLDFEICEMLLSRRTKAHSIAQQDCPAE; this comes from the coding sequence ATGCGAAACATTGCGCTGATAGCAGCTAGAGGGGGAAGCAAAGGTCTTCCGAAGAAAAACATTCGGGACCTTGCGGGATACCCTTTGATCGCTTGGACGATCCATGCCGCTCTCGAGTGTGCCTGTATCGATCGAGTAATCGTATCAACGGATGATAAAGAAATTGCTTCGATTGCTCGGCAGCACGGAGCAGAGGTCCCATTCCTGCGCCCATCTGAGCTTGCCCAAGACGACTCCTCGAGTATCGACGTTCTCCTGCATGCCCTTTCGTGCGTGGAAGAGTCAGAAGTCGTTACCCTTTTGCAACCAACCTCGCCGCTACGCTGTAGCCAAGACATCGAAGACGCGTTTGCAAAGTGGTCCAACACAGGAGCAACCTCCTGCGTTTCCGTACGGCAGGTCAAGGCCCATCCCAATTGGCTCGTTCGTATGAATGCGGAAGGATTCTTAATCCCCTACGACGATGCACCACTGGTCAGAAACCGCCAAGAATTGCAGCCCGTGTACGTCCCAAACGGTGCCATCTATATGGGATTAACGCACGAAATTGTGAAAGCTCGGTCGTTTTATACGACTCGAACAACTCCCTACATCATGTCAGACGAACGATCGTGGGACATCGACTCTCTGCTTGACTTCGAGATTTGCGAAATGCTTCTGTCGAGACGCACGAAGGCACATTCAATTGCTCAACAGGATTGTCCAGCGGAATGA
- a CDS encoding sugar phosphate nucleotidyltransferase: protein MNAQYLEDSKLKRMFVDPSASIIETMRVVDEASAQIALVVEGESTLIGVVTDGDLRRAILRGSDLSDPVLPFTSCSFHSVPEGATRAQALDLMQSLGLKHLPIVDDEMQIRGIHLLSEVIKPQVLPNAALILAGGKGTRLGKITANVPKPMIQVAGRPILERIVLLLVGSGIRKIFIAVNHFAEQIEEYFGDGSQFGCEIILLYEESPLGTGGPLGLLRPYELQDPLLVMNGDLVTDFDAQAMIRAHHSHENYITIGVRNYSHEIPFGCLEIEDGQVVSIAEKPIHRTTINSGIYVVDPEVTRAVTPRFLPFTDILNDAIQNSHRLGAFEIADWIDVGLPDQLAQARGH from the coding sequence ATGAACGCACAGTACCTCGAAGACTCCAAACTCAAACGAATGTTTGTCGATCCCTCGGCAAGCATCATCGAAACCATGCGTGTCGTTGATGAAGCTTCCGCTCAAATAGCGTTGGTCGTTGAAGGAGAATCGACACTCATCGGTGTGGTAACCGACGGTGACTTGCGGCGAGCAATACTTCGCGGATCCGACCTATCTGATCCTGTGTTGCCTTTTACTTCTTGTTCTTTTCACTCGGTTCCAGAGGGAGCCACCCGTGCTCAAGCACTTGATTTGATGCAAAGTCTAGGGCTAAAGCATCTCCCCATCGTTGACGACGAAATGCAGATACGTGGAATTCACCTACTGAGCGAGGTGATCAAACCACAAGTCCTTCCCAATGCAGCGTTGATCTTAGCAGGCGGCAAAGGAACAAGGCTTGGAAAAATAACAGCGAACGTGCCCAAACCCATGATCCAGGTCGCCGGTCGACCGATTCTGGAACGGATTGTCTTGCTGTTGGTCGGATCAGGTATTCGAAAGATCTTCATCGCGGTCAATCACTTCGCTGAACAGATCGAGGAATACTTTGGTGACGGCAGTCAATTTGGCTGCGAGATCATTCTGCTCTACGAAGAGTCGCCACTGGGAACCGGAGGACCTCTCGGACTGCTAAGACCATATGAACTGCAAGATCCTTTACTGGTCATGAACGGAGATTTGGTGACCGACTTCGACGCCCAAGCAATGATTCGGGCTCATCATTCTCACGAAAACTACATCACCATCGGTGTTCGTAATTATTCCCACGAGATCCCATTTGGCTGTCTTGAAATCGAAGATGGCCAAGTCGTTTCCATTGCCGAAAAGCCAATTCACAGGACAACAATCAATTCCGGCATTTACGTGGTGGACCCCGAAGTTACGCGAGCTGTCACCCCTCGTTTCCTGCCCTTCACAGACATCCTTAACGATGCAATCCAGAATTCTCATCGGCTAGGCGCCTTCGAGATTGCGGACTGGATTGACGTTGGCTTACCCGATCAACTTGCGCAAGCACGCGGGCACTAG
- a CDS encoding glycosyltransferase family 2 protein yields the protein MSQAPEVSVIIPVYNAMPYLERTLESVLDQTLCRIEVICVDDGSTDNSLQILKKIQESDERVIVLSQPNAGVSTARNRAIELANAKFIATLDADDYCPRHRLETQVAFLETHPDCVAVSGFAELVDENEESIAVIATPTSHADLDARAFQVGECAMCHAATMFRTTALRDLGGYRDKYTYVEDYDLFFRLAEIGQLACIPDVLYYYRQLPQSICRTKKQEQRRLVVECIRETCERRGIDFDEKTSPPELIPYEISTSRHYVNVAVQSILGGNPKTARANAFTALQHQPWHPFPWAAYALSFMPSSVTRSLVRNVIGRDV from the coding sequence ATGTCCCAGGCCCCAGAAGTATCCGTCATCATTCCGGTCTATAACGCGATGCCCTACCTGGAACGCACGCTGGAAAGCGTTCTCGATCAGACGCTTTGTCGAATCGAGGTCATTTGCGTGGATGATGGGTCGACTGACAATAGCCTGCAGATACTGAAGAAAATACAGGAATCGGATGAGCGTGTAATTGTTCTCTCGCAACCCAATGCCGGTGTATCGACAGCTCGTAATCGTGCTATTGAATTAGCAAATGCGAAGTTTATCGCGACCCTGGACGCGGACGACTACTGCCCTCGTCATCGCTTGGAAACGCAGGTCGCTTTTCTTGAAACCCATCCTGACTGTGTCGCCGTAAGTGGATTTGCAGAACTCGTCGACGAAAACGAGGAATCGATCGCGGTGATCGCAACTCCGACCAGTCATGCTGATCTCGATGCGCGTGCGTTTCAGGTTGGAGAGTGTGCGATGTGTCACGCGGCCACGATGTTCCGGACGACTGCGCTTCGGGACCTCGGTGGATACCGTGACAAGTACACGTATGTAGAGGACTACGACCTCTTCTTTCGACTCGCCGAAATCGGCCAACTCGCATGTATTCCAGATGTGCTCTACTACTACCGCCAACTTCCTCAAAGCATCTGCCGGACCAAGAAGCAAGAGCAACGAAGGCTCGTCGTGGAGTGCATTCGCGAGACATGCGAACGTCGGGGCATAGACTTTGACGAAAAGACTTCGCCCCCAGAATTGATCCCCTACGAAATTTCAACGTCGCGTCACTACGTCAACGTCGCCGTACAATCTATCCTTGGAGGAAACCCCAAGACCGCGCGAGCGAACGCATTTACGGCTCTGCAACACCAGCCGTGGCACCCGTTTCCCTGGGCCGCTTATGCGTTGTCGTTCATGCCAAGCAGCGTTACGCGTTCTCTGGTCCGAAATGTTATCGGCCGTGATGTTTAG
- a CDS encoding glycosyltransferase: MDRPLKIVKVIPYPLPVLRFGGPVVQAQVVCRELAARGHEVRVLTTDIDLPADMPRDQWIENDGYSICYTSTSPHHRIPPYYTPGIHRTLREILQETDVVQTNIGLTLTNNMVRKLTKRAGVPYVYNAEGALCPTRMQIKPLQKKLFRYCYENRIVREAAVCQAVSQYEQDTLLAWGIPPQRIAVIPNGFSLPPSDSREAKQAVRHQLGYADDDVVILFMGRISQIKGIDLLLSAFERISDEFPKVQMIIAGPDEGVQATLQQFVQKHGLEKRVRFPGIIDGEEKTNALRAADIFALTSHSEGLPNAVIEGLGYGLAMLLTHRCNVPEVADYNAGCVIEAQVDPIEMALRSLLEDTERRSQCQQNARRLAVEHFALDKVVDGLESLYYRIAKHHGR, encoded by the coding sequence GTGGATCGTCCTTTAAAGATCGTCAAAGTTATTCCATATCCGCTGCCAGTACTTCGATTTGGTGGTCCGGTCGTGCAGGCTCAAGTCGTCTGTCGGGAACTCGCGGCTCGAGGGCACGAAGTACGTGTGTTGACCACGGACATTGACTTGCCTGCGGATATGCCTCGCGATCAGTGGATCGAGAACGATGGATACTCGATTTGCTACACATCGACCTCTCCGCACCATCGAATTCCTCCCTATTACACGCCAGGCATTCACCGGACGCTGCGAGAGATCCTACAAGAGACGGACGTTGTTCAAACGAATATTGGTCTCACACTCACCAACAATATGGTGAGGAAGCTGACCAAGCGAGCGGGCGTTCCTTACGTCTACAATGCGGAAGGGGCGTTGTGTCCCACGCGCATGCAGATCAAACCACTTCAAAAGAAGCTCTTTCGTTATTGCTACGAGAATCGGATTGTTCGTGAAGCTGCCGTTTGTCAGGCCGTCTCACAATACGAACAGGACACGCTGCTTGCGTGGGGAATTCCTCCTCAGCGGATTGCGGTGATTCCCAACGGCTTCTCATTGCCACCGAGTGATTCGAGAGAAGCCAAACAGGCCGTTCGCCATCAGCTGGGATACGCCGATGATGATGTCGTGATTCTGTTCATGGGACGGATTTCCCAGATCAAGGGAATCGATTTGCTGCTCTCTGCCTTCGAACGAATAAGTGATGAGTTTCCCAAGGTCCAAATGATAATCGCGGGGCCTGACGAAGGAGTTCAGGCAACGTTGCAGCAGTTTGTGCAGAAGCACGGGCTGGAGAAACGCGTCCGGTTTCCTGGCATCATTGATGGAGAAGAGAAAACTAATGCTCTGCGGGCCGCTGATATTTTTGCCCTCACGAGCCATTCCGAAGGCTTGCCAAACGCGGTGATCGAAGGCCTGGGGTATGGTCTGGCCATGCTGCTGACCCATCGCTGCAATGTGCCAGAGGTTGCTGACTACAACGCAGGGTGCGTCATAGAAGCCCAGGTCGATCCGATCGAGATGGCCTTGCGAAGTCTCCTGGAGGACACCGAGCGAAGATCGCAGTGTCAGCAGAATGCGCGTCGATTAGCTGTTGAACACTTTGCCCTGGATAAAGTGGTCGATGGGTTAGAGAGTCTCTACTACCGCATCGCTAAACATCACGGCCGATAA